The nucleotide window TTAGGCCTAAAGAGCCATGATTACCACATATTCATGGAGCGCTTGCTCCCTGTTGCATTCCATGGATTTCTTCCACATAGCATATGGTTGTGTTTGGCTGAGCTCAGCTTTCTATATAGGCAATTGTGTGCCAAAGAGTTGAGCAAGGATACCATATGTTCATTAGAACAGCAAGTTGTTGTTCTTATTTGCAAACTGGAGAAGATATTTCCTCCTGGTTTCTTCAATCCTATGCAACATGTAATAATCCATCTTCCTCGTGAGGCTCGACTAGGAGGGCCTGTGCAATCCCGTTGGAATTACCCATATGAGAGGTACAAAACATAATGCTATACTAAGTCTTTAGCAAAGATAACCTTGTCTTAATTGTTTGTTTGGTTCAcgtaggaaaataaaaaaacttaaagCCAAAGTACAAAATAAGGCACGTGTTGAGGGCTGCATTGTTGAGGCTGAATTAGTTGAGGAAGCAACAAATTTCCTCACTCTCTTTTTTAGGTCCCAAGCTCGGTCAATTAGAAACAAGATTCCACGCTATGATGATGGTGCTGCTACCTTCAAAAGTTCATGCGATCTTGGAATTTTTCAAGTCCCTGGCCGTTATATGAGCCCGTGGGGTGTTCATGAGCTGCCAAAAGAGAAGTATGAGGCTGCTTTTTTATACATTTTGACAAACATGCCAGAGATGGATGAATTCTTCGAGTACGTGAATTTTCAACAGTGGGTCCTAGTATATTTTTGTATCTAGTTTGTTGACACTAGCTAATAACTTATTTTTTGCCccatagaaaatttgataaggagCATTGGAAGAGTAGAAGTAGACCAAGACCTGACCAGCTCCGTGAGTTGAGATTAAAAGGATGGAAAAATAGTCGTGGGCAGCATGGTCCTACATTCTTTGAGTGGTTCAAAGAAGAAGTAATGCTGCTGAATACTCATATTTCACATTAACACCACATTTACACACCTAAAACTAACACTGTTAATACTGTTGACATGCAGTGCTTGCAGAATCCTACTATTGATAGTGCATTGCGTGAACTATCATTTGGCTTCCGCAGAATGGTGACTAGCTATGgggtttatgatgtgaatgggtATATAATTCGTTCCGAAGAGTACGAAAGAACAAAACCCAGATTAACCACAGTTAATAGTGGAGTTTGTGTGCCCTGTATTGATGAAAATGACAATGAGTTGGACTACTATGGTATTATTAAGGATATCATAAAAATAAAATGGCAAGGCCATATGCAGCTAGAGATGGTGTTGTTTGATTGCTGCTGGTTTGATCCCACACCAGATGGAACAAGGCGTACTCCAAATTTAGGATTGGTGGAGGTCAAGCATTCTTCTAGACTTGCAGTGTTTGAACCATTTGTCATGGCGAGTCAAGTTAAACAAGTCTATTATTTGCCTTATGCTTGCAGTGACAAATCTGATCTAAAGGATTGGTGGGTTGTATATATCATGTCTCCACGGAACTATATTCCAGCAAATGACGCCAATGATGACCCAGATCCTCCTAATGAGGCAACAGAAGTAATATTCTATCAAGAGGATGGGCTGCCAGGCTCTTTTGTCATTAATTTAGGGGCTGATCTAGACAACATAGTTCCAATTGTCTCTGATGAGATAACCAATCCAGTTGATCTTGAATTTTTGGCCAAAGTCAATACTgaagctcaagatgaagataTGGATGATCTGGAGtctgatggagatggagatggagaagatGACCATGATGACCTGCTTGGATATTTACCTAATGACCCAGATGATTTTTAGATTATTATTTTCCTCAAATAAATTTGGTTGTACCACTAAGTTATGTACTGTTAGATGTAATGTACTGGTAGATAAAATGTACTGCTGAATGTTTACTACTAGGTTATAAATGTTGGGTGCATTTTCATTTAACATTCAATTTTCACTTATTTTATTTGTGTTGCTCCTCTAAAGTATGTGTTATGTTTTCATCTAACATTCAGGTTTCATTTATTGTATGTGTTGTTCCTGTAAAATATGTGTTCTCTAATCTATATTTCATATTAATGCAGGACATGTACGGGCTTCGACATAGAGGGCTTGCAAAGAAAAGGCCATGCCCAGCCACCAGTGAGAACACCCAAAGAATCAATGCTCGTGGTGGTAATGCCAGCTCTCAAAGACCCACCAGTGGGAATTCCCAAGGGAGCAATGGTCATGGTGGCTTTGGCAACTCTCAAGGACCCACTCGTGGGAGCTCTCAAGGGCCCATTGCTGATGATAGCATTGCCAACTCTCAAAGACCCACCAGTGGGTACTCTCAAGGAACTAATGCTGATGTTGGCACTACCAACTCACAAAGAGTCGCTGATGATCAGGTCGACACACTAATGAGCACTGGTGATTGTCCTGACTCCAACAATGGTGCAAGTGGCTCTATATTGGTTAGGGAAGAACCTCCAAAAAAGGCAAGAGGGCGAGGGAAAAGAAACTTGACGCAATTTAGAGTGCCTCCACCTAATGAAAAGGTTATGCTGAAGCCTGTGGGTACCCGGTGCGTATATGTAATTTCAATCCTATATGGCTTTGTACGGAAACATTTTTGCTGCTATTTCTTCTACCCACAATGTGTTACTAGTACTAGGATGTGCCCTGTTGGTTCAACATTAATCATTTTTTTCTCACTGATACATTTTAGCTACTAGTTTTGCTTCCTGCAATGTGTTACTAGTACTAGGATGTGCACTGTTGGTTCAAATCTACTACTGTTCTTCCTATATACCATTTTGCATGATATTCAATTTACAAACTGAGATGCTATATTCTTTGTTACAGTCAATTCACCTATGTGAACTACAACCCTAGAGACTACAAGTATGGTTCACAAGTTGGAGTTATTATTAGGCGGTTTTACCCGGGTATGGTCAATATCCGTGATGAGGAAGGCAAACTTATTGAAAGGCGGGCAGCAATGTCATGGCATGATTATTACTGCAAAAAGGATCGTGCTGGAATAACATATGCCAAACTAGTCAAGTGTGAATTCTGGGTAATGCAACTAACCTTTTTTCGCTCTACGATTTGAATTGAAATAGCTGAATTTTCCTCTTTTATGTATGTAGAGAGTGTTCAAGGTATCTCGAGCTGATGTGAGAAAAGCTGATCACAATTTGGATGCGTATCTAAT belongs to Miscanthus floridulus cultivar M001 chromosome 4, ASM1932011v1, whole genome shotgun sequence and includes:
- the LOC136548334 gene encoding uncharacterized protein; translation: MHNERNVAEAIWYTCFNVPDKTKDNAKARKDLADICNRPSQHLKMKTNGKWDRPRAPFCISKDDKPKILKWFQELKFPDGYAANIRRGVNLLQRKILGLKSHDYHIFMERLLPVAFHGFLPHSIWLCLAELSFLYRQLCAKELSKDTICSLEQQVVVLICKLEKIFPPGFFNPMQHVIIHLPREARLGGPVQSRWNYPYERSQARSIRNKIPRYDDGAATFKSSCDLGIFQVPGRYMSPWGVHELPKEKYEAAFLYILTNMPEMDEFFEKFDKEHWKSRSRPRPDQLRELRLKGWKNSRGQHGPTFFEWFKEECLQNPTIDSALRELSFGFRRMVTSYGVYDVNGYIIRSEEYERTKPRLTTVNSGVCVPCIDENDNELDYYGIIKDIIKIKWQGHMQLEMVLFDCCWFDPTPDGTRRTPNLGLVEVKHSSRLAVFEPFVMASQVKQVYYLPYACSDKSDLKDWWVVYIMSPRNYIPANDANDDPDPPNEATEVIFYQEDGLPGSFVINLGADLDNIVPIVSDEITNPVDLEFLAKVNTEAQDEDMDDLESDGDGDGEDDHDDLLGYLPNDPDDF